From a region of the Geothrix sp. 21YS21S-2 genome:
- a CDS encoding aminotransferase class V-fold PLP-dependent enzyme yields the protein MTQTGTLSPFQAHSPAGGLTYLDNGATSFPKPPEVYEFMDTFYRTYGVNPGRSGFDLCIEAGTLLDTTRKLLTAFFGGTDPNRLVFGYNSTDALNLAIFGTLAEGDHVITTHLEHNATLRPLWHLQEAGTQVDWVDFEDDGYVDPAKIIARMMKGTRAVVMNHGSNVLGTVQDAAAVGRACRERGILFILDVSQTAGMVPVKMDELGADIVCFTGHKSLMGPMGIGGMYVREGVEIRHTRAGGTGVRSAQRNHLDEYPYRMEYGTPNLPGIAGLNAGVNWVNRHGLGAIHHHEMELWRQLRDGLKAIEGVTLYCQEDAGKERISVLTFNVDGLEAADTGTMLDVDYNIACRTGLHCTPMVHEHLGTDRLHGAARFGIGPFNTSAHIAAAVSAVGEIAEMQRKRKH from the coding sequence ATGACCCAGACCGGAACCCTTTCCCCCTTCCAGGCCCATTCCCCCGCGGGGGGGCTGACGTACCTCGACAACGGGGCGACGTCCTTCCCCAAGCCGCCGGAAGTCTACGAGTTCATGGACACCTTCTACCGCACCTACGGCGTGAACCCGGGCCGCAGCGGTTTCGACCTCTGCATCGAGGCGGGCACGCTGCTCGACACCACCCGCAAGCTGCTCACCGCCTTCTTCGGAGGCACGGACCCCAACCGCCTCGTCTTCGGCTACAACTCCACCGACGCCCTGAACCTGGCCATCTTCGGCACCCTCGCCGAAGGGGACCACGTCATCACCACCCACCTGGAGCACAACGCCACGCTGCGCCCCCTCTGGCACCTCCAGGAGGCCGGCACCCAGGTGGACTGGGTGGACTTCGAGGACGACGGCTACGTGGATCCCGCGAAGATCATCGCCCGCATGATGAAGGGCACCCGCGCCGTGGTCATGAACCACGGAAGCAACGTGCTGGGCACGGTGCAGGACGCCGCGGCGGTGGGACGCGCATGCAGGGAACGCGGAATCCTCTTCATCCTGGACGTGAGCCAGACCGCGGGCATGGTGCCCGTGAAGATGGACGAGCTGGGGGCGGACATCGTCTGCTTCACCGGCCACAAGAGCCTCATGGGCCCCATGGGCATCGGCGGGATGTACGTGCGGGAGGGCGTGGAGATCCGGCACACCCGCGCCGGCGGCACCGGCGTGCGCAGCGCCCAGCGCAACCACCTGGACGAGTATCCCTACCGCATGGAGTACGGCACCCCCAACCTCCCCGGCATCGCGGGCCTCAACGCCGGCGTCAACTGGGTGAACCGCCACGGCCTCGGGGCCATCCACCACCACGAGATGGAGCTGTGGCGCCAGCTGCGGGACGGCCTGAAGGCCATCGAGGGCGTCACGCTCTACTGCCAGGAGGACGCCGGCAAGGAGCGCATCAGCGTCCTGACCTTCAACGTGGACGGCCTGGAGGCCGCCGACACCGGCACCATGCTGGACGTGGACTACAACATCGCCTGCCGCACCGGCCTGCACTGCACCCCCATGGTCCACGAGCACCTGGGCACGGACAGGCTCCACGGCGCCGCGCGCTTCGGCATCGGCCCCTTCAACACGTCCGCGCACATCGCTGCGGCGGTTTCGGCCGTGGGCGAGATCGCGGAGATGCAGCGCAAGCGCAAGCACTGA
- a CDS encoding GAF domain-containing protein, translating into MNKSRKNASAAKAGAKSRRPMHLDALRELVEPGFPDATELFEKGLKLLVSQLMVDRAVIVRITDLGYETLWWATLDGSDLDLSTFDPNKNFCPQVLEHSPRTLVIRDAKEDTDLKGHSAFQDMAVRSYIGVPLRKGDKVIGVLSVQSSTPQKYSRADIVFVSMVANLLGSAMEIELLKQELHMTREALDLTMSVVEDSALEAQATRLPSRRYLDIWLKAYLFMARRRSEPMALVAWKTSLNRDTRKALREISDQARGEDLLVDMGKETFLLLLPRTSLDGAEFLVQRVRAKFGPIAVGIALWDPADPADRDDFTIREALRRAMDGLNPAPGALA; encoded by the coding sequence ATGAACAAGTCGAGGAAGAACGCCTCCGCCGCCAAAGCAGGAGCCAAATCCCGGCGTCCCATGCACCTGGATGCCCTCCGGGAGCTGGTGGAGCCCGGCTTCCCGGACGCCACGGAGCTCTTCGAGAAGGGCCTCAAGCTGCTGGTGTCCCAGCTGATGGTGGACCGGGCCGTCATCGTCCGGATCACCGACCTGGGCTACGAGACCCTCTGGTGGGCGACCCTGGACGGCTCCGACCTGGACCTCTCCACCTTCGACCCCAACAAGAACTTCTGCCCCCAGGTGCTGGAGCACTCGCCGCGGACGCTGGTGATCCGGGACGCCAAGGAGGACACGGACCTCAAGGGCCACAGCGCCTTCCAGGACATGGCCGTGCGCTCCTACATCGGGGTGCCCCTGCGAAAGGGCGACAAGGTCATCGGCGTGCTGAGCGTCCAGAGCTCCACCCCCCAGAAATACTCCCGCGCCGACATCGTCTTCGTGAGCATGGTGGCCAACCTCCTGGGCAGCGCCATGGAGATCGAGCTCCTCAAGCAGGAGCTCCACATGACGCGGGAGGCCCTGGACCTCACCATGTCCGTGGTGGAGGACAGCGCCCTGGAGGCCCAGGCCACGCGCCTCCCCAGCCGGCGCTACCTCGATATCTGGCTCAAGGCCTACCTCTTCATGGCCCGCAGGCGCTCCGAGCCCATGGCCCTGGTGGCCTGGAAGACCTCGCTGAACCGGGACACACGCAAGGCCCTGCGCGAGATCTCCGACCAGGCCCGCGGCGAGGACCTGCTGGTGGACATGGGCAAGGAGACCTTCCTGCTCCTCCTGCCCCGCACCTCGCTGGACGGCGCGGAATTCCTGGTGCAGCGGGTGCGCGCGAAGTTCGGTCCCATCGCCGTGGGCATCGCCCTGTGGGACCCCGCGGACCCCGCGGACCGCGACGACTTCACGATCCGCGAGGCCCTGCGAAGGGCCATGGATGGCCTCAACCCGGCCCCGGGAGCGCTTGCCTAG
- a CDS encoding LysR family transcriptional regulator produces MANQLDLYQLRAFHALGTTGSFTRAARKLNLTQSAISHAVAKLEAGAGTLLVDRRNREPRLTEDGRHLFQACEEVFATLEAAAEGLGLATAGGRLRLGATVEFGSSILMRHMGPFLAEHPDLEIDFTLAHDLLTPLLRDDLDIIIDCREHLLPDLQKLPWFIETYVVAAAPSFLATGGIASPGDLGSRPVLSLDKAGAWWHRFLLALPEEGRPDFHRIIEVNHIRAMINAAVEGLGVLLAPTYSVLGELERGALTAVLPGVRPREDRFFIYQKKRRAALGRHRLLTDYLRTLTPPEF; encoded by the coding sequence ATGGCCAACCAACTAGACCTGTACCAATTGCGAGCCTTCCACGCCCTGGGCACCACCGGGAGCTTCACCCGGGCCGCCCGGAAGCTGAACCTCACGCAGTCCGCCATCAGCCACGCGGTGGCCAAGCTGGAGGCCGGCGCCGGCACCCTCCTGGTGGACCGCCGGAACCGGGAGCCGCGCCTGACCGAGGATGGGCGGCACCTCTTCCAGGCCTGCGAGGAGGTCTTCGCGACCCTGGAGGCCGCCGCCGAGGGCCTGGGGCTGGCCACGGCGGGGGGGCGCCTGCGCCTGGGGGCCACGGTCGAATTCGGCAGCAGCATCCTCATGCGCCACATGGGCCCCTTCCTTGCGGAGCACCCGGACCTGGAGATCGACTTCACCCTCGCCCACGACCTGCTCACGCCCCTCCTGCGGGACGACCTGGACATCATCATCGACTGCCGGGAGCACCTCCTGCCCGACCTGCAGAAGCTCCCCTGGTTCATCGAGACCTACGTGGTGGCCGCCGCGCCGTCCTTCCTGGCCACCGGCGGGATCGCCTCCCCCGGGGACCTGGGCTCCCGGCCGGTGCTCTCCCTGGACAAGGCGGGCGCCTGGTGGCATCGATTCCTCCTGGCCCTTCCCGAGGAGGGCCGGCCCGACTTCCACCGGATCATCGAGGTCAACCACATCCGGGCCATGATCAACGCCGCCGTGGAGGGCCTCGGGGTCCTGCTGGCCCCCACCTACAGCGTGCTGGGCGAACTGGAGCGGGGGGCGCTCACCGCGGTTCTGCCGGGTGTCCGGCCCCGGGAGGACCGGTTCTTCATCTACCAGAAGAAGCGCCGGGCGGCTCTGGGCCGTCACCGGCTGCTCACCGACTACCTGCGGACCCTCACGCCGCCGGAGTTCTAG